In Methanosphaera sp., a single window of DNA contains:
- a CDS encoding carbon-nitrogen hydrolase family protein, whose translation MQDFKIATCQMDVCENKDENIEHAIQLIKKASANDAKLITLPEIFNGPYDTAKFIEFAEDENDGQTLQAMSKTAKKHDIYLQAGSIAERCDDKIYNTAYLFNPDGEIIAKHRKMHLFDINTKTMKFTESDTLTAGDKITTVDTDLGVISIAICYDVRFPQLWTLMSQNKSDIILLPAAFNMTTGPLHWQTLIRTRAIDTQAYVVATSPSRIDNPYYVAWGHSMIVDPWGKILSEAETKEEILYADIENNKIDDVREQIPVLKNKRNDIYETIMK comes from the coding sequence ATGCAGGATTTTAAAATAGCAACATGTCAGATGGATGTATGTGAAAATAAAGATGAAAATATAGAACATGCAATACAATTAATAAAAAAAGCATCAGCTAACGATGCAAAGCTTATCACACTACCTGAAATATTTAATGGACCTTATGATACAGCAAAGTTTATTGAATTTGCAGAAGATGAAAATGACGGCCAAACACTACAAGCTATGAGTAAAACTGCAAAAAAACATGACATATACTTGCAAGCCGGATCAATAGCTGAAAGATGTGATGATAAAATATACAACACAGCATACCTATTTAACCCTGATGGTGAGATAATTGCAAAACATAGAAAAATGCATCTTTTTGATATTAATACAAAAACAATGAAATTTACAGAATCAGACACACTAACTGCAGGAGATAAGATTACAACAGTAGATACAGATCTTGGTGTAATATCAATTGCTATATGTTATGATGTACGTTTTCCACAACTTTGGACTTTAATGAGTCAAAATAAGTCTGATATAATACTACTTCCTGCAGCATTTAATATGACAACAGGACCACTTCACTGGCAAACTCTTATTCGCACACGTGCAATTGACACACAAGCATATGTTGTTGCAACATCACCAAGTAGAATTGACAATCCATACTATGTTGCATGGGGACATTCTATGATTGTAGATCCATGGGGTAAAATATTATCAGAAGCTGAAACTAAAGAGGAAATTCTCTATGCTGACATTGAAAATAATAAAATAGATGATGTACGCGAGCAAATTCCTGTTCTTAAAAATAAAAGAAATGACATCTATGAAACAATAATGAAATAA
- a CDS encoding HEAT repeat domain-containing protein — translation MTINEIKQKLSNEDHTIRIEACKELIEYPEDAIDILIDTFKDKNPLVRFQAAKSLSEIGDASIKPLINVLKQDDEMVQKYGILALKDIGDAAVAEELINALSSEDFAIRKFAAKALGEMEVGEAVDPIIELLVDEDWGVRTSATKALGDIGDKKAVDPIKKARRAATGDKEFKKVANKALKKIDPKPKKSKKKSSKKSESKKTTKKSTDKKSTTKKSTTKKSTDKKSTTKKSTTKKSTKKASSKKSIAKKSATKRASKKMVSEKNPKPKNSAIKRVSEDIESDKKPVPSKEAIKRVSEEIESDKKPVPTKAAVKRVSKKKDAEKPSIKKSSDKKVSIKKLRKIGRKKRLGVLKSRKRY, via the coding sequence GTGACAATTAATGAGATAAAACAAAAACTATCAAATGAAGATCATACAATAAGAATAGAAGCATGTAAAGAATTAATTGAATATCCAGAAGATGCTATAGATATATTAATTGACACATTTAAAGATAAAAATCCACTTGTAAGATTTCAGGCAGCAAAATCATTATCAGAAATTGGTGATGCATCAATAAAACCATTAATAAATGTCTTAAAACAAGATGATGAAATGGTTCAAAAATACGGTATACTTGCACTTAAAGATATTGGTGATGCAGCAGTAGCAGAAGAATTAATTAATGCTCTTTCAAGTGAGGACTTTGCAATACGTAAATTTGCAGCAAAAGCACTTGGTGAAATGGAAGTAGGAGAAGCTGTAGATCCAATAATTGAACTTCTTGTTGATGAAGATTGGGGTGTAAGAACATCAGCAACAAAAGCACTTGGTGATATTGGAGATAAAAAAGCAGTAGATCCAATTAAAAAGGCAAGACGTGCAGCAACAGGAGATAAAGAATTTAAAAAAGTTGCAAATAAAGCACTTAAAAAGATAGATCCAAAACCTAAAAAATCAAAAAAGAAATCATCAAAAAAATCAGAATCAAAAAAGACAACAAAGAAATCAACAGATAAAAAATCTACTACTAAAAAGTCAACAACTAAGAAATCAACAGATAAAAAATCTACTACTAAAAAGTCAACAACAAAGAAATCAACTAAGAAGGCATCATCTAAAAAATCCATAGCAAAGAAATCTGCAACAAAAAGAGCATCAAAAAAGATGGTTTCTGAAAAAAATCCTAAACCTAAAAATTCAGCAATAAAAAGAGTATCAGAAGATATCGAATCAGATAAAAAACCAGTACCTTCAAAAGAAGCAATAAAAAGAGTATCTGAAGAAATTGAATCAGATAAAAAACCAGTACCTACAAAAGCTGCAGTTAAACGAGTATCTAAAAAGAAAGATGCTGAAAAACCATCAATTAAAAAATCTAGTGATAAAAAAGTTAGCATTAAAAAGCTAAGAAAAATAGGAAGAAAGAAAAGATTAGGAGTATTAAAAAGTAGAAAAAGATACTAA
- the cfbB gene encoding Ni-sirohydrochlorin a,c-diamide synthase: MKRIVLSGTGSGVGKTTISTGIMKALSDEFKIQSFKVGPDYIDPSYHSCATSIPSRNLDSFFMSDGQIRQSFKNGMQHSKAKYGIIEGVRGLYEGISPVSDVGSTSSIAKALNAPVILIINSRSLVRSAAAMVLGFKALDPEIKIEGVILNNTKSEKHYLKTKKAVETLTNTPVIGGIIRNPDITVKQRHLGLIPAVEKDTIAGMVEKWGELIKENIDLDMLVEIMKRSDDIEDDYAPIWSETTTKQKTKVAIPFDEAFNFYYRENIEALEANNAEIEYFSPIHDEVMPDADALYIGGGYPEIFKKELSSNTSMLKSIKQFSDDNNPIYAECGGLMYLTRSIDDMPMVDVFNYKSTLTKKVQGLSYTIADVIQDNPILKKGQSYHGHEFHYSKVEYTGNNKNDFALEMKRGVGITGKYDGLLKNNTLASYVHTHTASMDEFAYNFTQNAL; this comes from the coding sequence ATGAAGAGAATAGTTTTATCAGGAACAGGTAGTGGAGTAGGAAAAACAACTATATCTACAGGTATTATGAAGGCATTATCTGATGAATTTAAGATTCAGTCATTTAAGGTAGGACCTGATTATATTGATCCATCATATCATAGTTGTGCAACATCTATACCTTCACGTAATTTAGATTCATTTTTTATGTCTGATGGTCAAATAAGACAATCCTTTAAAAATGGTATGCAACATTCAAAAGCAAAATATGGTATTATTGAAGGAGTACGTGGATTATATGAAGGTATAAGTCCAGTAAGTGATGTTGGAAGTACATCATCTATTGCAAAGGCACTAAATGCTCCTGTTATATTAATTATTAACAGTCGAAGTTTAGTTAGAAGTGCTGCTGCTATGGTACTGGGTTTTAAAGCATTAGATCCTGAAATTAAAATTGAAGGTGTAATACTTAACAATACAAAAAGTGAAAAACACTACCTTAAAACTAAAAAGGCAGTTGAAACTCTTACAAACACACCTGTTATTGGTGGAATTATACGAAACCCCGATATTACAGTAAAACAAAGACATCTAGGCTTAATACCAGCTGTTGAAAAAGATACAATAGCAGGTATGGTAGAAAAATGGGGTGAGTTAATTAAGGAAAATATTGATCTTGACATGCTTGTTGAAATTATGAAAAGAAGTGATGATATAGAAGATGACTATGCACCTATCTGGTCTGAAACTACAACAAAACAGAAGACAAAAGTAGCAATACCATTTGATGAAGCATTTAACTTCTATTATCGTGAAAATATAGAAGCACTTGAGGCTAACAATGCAGAAATTGAATATTTCAGTCCAATACATGATGAAGTTATGCCAGATGCTGATGCATTATATATTGGTGGTGGATATCCTGAAATATTTAAAAAAGAATTATCATCAAATACCTCAATGTTAAAGTCAATAAAACAATTCTCAGATGATAACAATCCAATCTATGCTGAATGTGGAGGTCTTATGTATTTAACACGTTCTATTGATGATATGCCAATGGTTGATGTATTTAACTATAAATCAACACTTACAAAGAAAGTTCAAGGATTAAGCTATACAATAGCAGATGTAATACAAGACAATCCTATACTTAAAAAAGGTCAATCATACCATGGACATGAATTCCATTATTCAAAAGTTGAATATACAGGAAATAATAAGAACGACTTTGCACTTGAAATGAAACGTGGTGTAGGAATTACAGGAAAATATGATGGACTACTAAAAAACAATACACTTGCAAGTTATGTTCATACACACACCGCATCAATGGATGAATTTGCATATAACTTTACACAAAATGCATTATAA